The following coding sequences are from one Dreissena polymorpha isolate Duluth1 chromosome 8, UMN_Dpol_1.0, whole genome shotgun sequence window:
- the LOC127841984 gene encoding threonine synthase-like 2 isoform X4: protein MYDNANDLRNTALLSGFIYSIIYQGKPCHLICNGNLLGLIKNAYASFSVPEVAPVARLKNDVTILELFHGKTWSFKDVAMSCVGQFYDYFCSKRKQHYTIVVGTGGDTGSAAIDAVRGLEWVDIVVLLPRGRCAKIQELQMTTVLEDNVHVFRADGSSDDIDLAIKPLFMDAEFRTRHRLTSINSINWCRIMVQIVHYFYAYFKMSSDVDSPVEIVVPTGACGNLTAGCIASKMGLPVRLVCAVTCNDIVSRALSSGDFSLAQTVTPTLAPAMDIQLPYNMERIWYIFTGGDTALINKLMLEFESTGSVQVPEALANKISAVITDAHVVSDDTVTSTMARVWADNSYLVCPHTAIGVAYSHENRSKDESIPRICIATASPAKFKEAVDAAGIPWKQDERVTRLMSLPVRYEDMERNEDWSDILRKKIIAINTPLC, encoded by the exons ATGTATGATAACGCCAACGATTTAAGGAACACAGCCCTACTTTCGGGCTTTATATATTCAATCATATATCAAGGCAAACCTTGTCATCTTATCTGCAACGGAAACCTCCTCG GCCTAATAAAGAATGCGTACGCATCATTCTCCGTCCCGGAAGTAGCGCCGGTGGCTAGACTGAAGAATGACGTCACAATTCTGGAACTTTTTCACGGGAAGACGTGGTCATTCAAAGACGTCGCCATGTCGTGTGTGGGGCAGTTCTATGACTACTTCTGCTCAAAGAGAAAACAACATTACACTATTGTCGTTG GTACTGGTGGGGATACCGGAAGTGCCGCCATCGATGCTGTTCGGGGGTTGGAGTGGGTGGACATAGTGGTGTTGCTGCCCAGGGGGCGCTGTGCCAAGATCCAGGAGCTGCAGATGACCACCGTGCTCGAGGACAACGTGCACGTGTTTAGAG CGGACGGTTCATCGGACGACATTGACCTCGCTATCAAGCCGTTGTTCATGGACGCGGAGTTTCGAACACGCCACCGCCTGACCAGCatcaactcgatcaactggtGTCGGATCATGGTGCAGATCGTGCACTACTTCTACGCGTATTTTAAG ATGAGCAGTGACGTAGACTCGCCAGTAGAGATTGTGGTACCAACTGGTGCCTGTGGAAACCTCACAG CTGGCTGCATCGCCAGCAAGATGGGTCTGCCCGTGCGGCTCGTGTGCGCGGTCACGTGCAACGACATAGTGTCACGTGCGCTGTCGAGTGGAGACTTCAGCCTTGCACAGACGGTCACGCCGACACTGGCGCCTGCTATGGATATTCAG CTTCCATATAACATGGAGCGGATCTGGTATATATTCACTGGCGGTGACACGGCACTCATCAACAAGTTAATGTTGGAGTTCGAGTCTACCGGAAGTGTGCAAGTTCCGGAAGCTCTGGCCAATAAG ATATCAGCCGTTATAACAGACGCGCACGTGGTCAGTGACGACACTGTGACGTCAACAATGGCACGGGTCTGGGCAGACAACTCGTACCTAGTGTGTCCTCACACCGCCATCGGCGTGGCGTACAGTCACGAGAACAG ATCGAAGGATGAATCCATTCCCAGAATCTGCATTGCCACTGCGTCGCCGGCCAAGTTCAAGGAGGCGGTGGACGCAGCCGGTATCCCATGGAAACAGGACGAGCGCGTGACCAGACTGATGTCACTTCCGGTGAGATATGAGGACATGGAACGGAATGAGGACTGGTCTGATATACTTCGAAAGAAAATCATCGCTATCAACACTCCGTTATGTtag
- the LOC127841984 gene encoding threonine synthase-like 2 isoform X1, translating to MKLHSSTRGGVSDVTFEEALFTGYAADGGIMLPVSIPSVNKTTLEKWRQLSFQDLATEIVSLFISDTEIPKEDLQCLIKNAYASFSVPEVAPVARLKNDVTILELFHGKTWSFKDVAMSCVGQFYDYFCSKRKQHYTIVVGTGGDTGSAAIDAVRGLEWVDIVVLLPRGRCAKIQELQMTTVLEDNVHVFRADGSSDDIDLAIKPLFMDAEFRTRHRLTSINSINWCRIMVQIVHYFYAYFKMSSDVDSPVEIVVPTGACGNLTAGCIASKMGLPVRLVCAVTCNDIVSRALSSGDFSLAQTVTPTLAPAMDIQLPYNMERIWYIFTGGDTALINKLMLEFESTGSVQVPEALANKISAVITDAHVVSDDTVTSTMARVWADNSYLVCPHTAIGVAYSHENRSKDESIPRICIATASPAKFKEAVDAAGIPWKQDERVTRLMSLPVRYEDMERNEDWSDILRKKIIAINTPLC from the exons atgaaacttcatag TAGCACAAGGGGTGGCGTCAGCGACGTTACGTTTGAAGAGGCATTGTTTACCGGATATGCGGCTGACGGCGGGATTATGCTTCCTGTGAGTATTCCATCCGTAAACAAGACGACTCTGGAAAAATGGAGGCAGCTTTCATTCCAAGACCTGGCGACTGAGATTGTTTCTCTGTTCATTTCTGACACAGAGATCCCGAAGGAAGATCTTCAAT GCCTAATAAAGAATGCGTACGCATCATTCTCCGTCCCGGAAGTAGCGCCGGTGGCTAGACTGAAGAATGACGTCACAATTCTGGAACTTTTTCACGGGAAGACGTGGTCATTCAAAGACGTCGCCATGTCGTGTGTGGGGCAGTTCTATGACTACTTCTGCTCAAAGAGAAAACAACATTACACTATTGTCGTTG GTACTGGTGGGGATACCGGAAGTGCCGCCATCGATGCTGTTCGGGGGTTGGAGTGGGTGGACATAGTGGTGTTGCTGCCCAGGGGGCGCTGTGCCAAGATCCAGGAGCTGCAGATGACCACCGTGCTCGAGGACAACGTGCACGTGTTTAGAG CGGACGGTTCATCGGACGACATTGACCTCGCTATCAAGCCGTTGTTCATGGACGCGGAGTTTCGAACACGCCACCGCCTGACCAGCatcaactcgatcaactggtGTCGGATCATGGTGCAGATCGTGCACTACTTCTACGCGTATTTTAAG ATGAGCAGTGACGTAGACTCGCCAGTAGAGATTGTGGTACCAACTGGTGCCTGTGGAAACCTCACAG CTGGCTGCATCGCCAGCAAGATGGGTCTGCCCGTGCGGCTCGTGTGCGCGGTCACGTGCAACGACATAGTGTCACGTGCGCTGTCGAGTGGAGACTTCAGCCTTGCACAGACGGTCACGCCGACACTGGCGCCTGCTATGGATATTCAG CTTCCATATAACATGGAGCGGATCTGGTATATATTCACTGGCGGTGACACGGCACTCATCAACAAGTTAATGTTGGAGTTCGAGTCTACCGGAAGTGTGCAAGTTCCGGAAGCTCTGGCCAATAAG ATATCAGCCGTTATAACAGACGCGCACGTGGTCAGTGACGACACTGTGACGTCAACAATGGCACGGGTCTGGGCAGACAACTCGTACCTAGTGTGTCCTCACACCGCCATCGGCGTGGCGTACAGTCACGAGAACAG ATCGAAGGATGAATCCATTCCCAGAATCTGCATTGCCACTGCGTCGCCGGCCAAGTTCAAGGAGGCGGTGGACGCAGCCGGTATCCCATGGAAACAGGACGAGCGCGTGACCAGACTGATGTCACTTCCGGTGAGATATGAGGACATGGAACGGAATGAGGACTGGTCTGATATACTTCGAAAGAAAATCATCGCTATCAACACTCCGTTATGTtag
- the LOC127841984 gene encoding threonine synthase-like 2 isoform X5 — MKLHSSTRGGVSDVTFEEALFTGYAADGGIMLPVSIPSVNKTTLEKWRQLSFQDLATEIVSLFISDTEIPKEDLQCLIKNAYASFSVPEVAPVARLKNDVTILELFHGKTWSFKDVAMSCVGQFYDYFCSKRKQHYTIVVGTGGDTGSAAIDAVRGLEWVDIVVLLPRGRCAKIQELQMTTVLEDNVHVFRADGSSDDIDLAIKPLFMDAEFRTRHRLTSINSINWCRIMVQIVHYFYAYFKMSSDVDSPVEIVVPTGACGNLTAGCIASKMGLPVRLVCAVTCNDIVSRALSSGDFSLAQTVTPTLAPAMDIQISAVITDAHVVSDDTVTSTMARVWADNSYLVCPHTAIGVAYSHENRSKDESIPRICIATASPAKFKEAVDAAGIPWKQDERVTRLMSLPVRYEDMERNEDWSDILRKKIIAINTPLC, encoded by the exons atgaaacttcatag TAGCACAAGGGGTGGCGTCAGCGACGTTACGTTTGAAGAGGCATTGTTTACCGGATATGCGGCTGACGGCGGGATTATGCTTCCTGTGAGTATTCCATCCGTAAACAAGACGACTCTGGAAAAATGGAGGCAGCTTTCATTCCAAGACCTGGCGACTGAGATTGTTTCTCTGTTCATTTCTGACACAGAGATCCCGAAGGAAGATCTTCAAT GCCTAATAAAGAATGCGTACGCATCATTCTCCGTCCCGGAAGTAGCGCCGGTGGCTAGACTGAAGAATGACGTCACAATTCTGGAACTTTTTCACGGGAAGACGTGGTCATTCAAAGACGTCGCCATGTCGTGTGTGGGGCAGTTCTATGACTACTTCTGCTCAAAGAGAAAACAACATTACACTATTGTCGTTG GTACTGGTGGGGATACCGGAAGTGCCGCCATCGATGCTGTTCGGGGGTTGGAGTGGGTGGACATAGTGGTGTTGCTGCCCAGGGGGCGCTGTGCCAAGATCCAGGAGCTGCAGATGACCACCGTGCTCGAGGACAACGTGCACGTGTTTAGAG CGGACGGTTCATCGGACGACATTGACCTCGCTATCAAGCCGTTGTTCATGGACGCGGAGTTTCGAACACGCCACCGCCTGACCAGCatcaactcgatcaactggtGTCGGATCATGGTGCAGATCGTGCACTACTTCTACGCGTATTTTAAG ATGAGCAGTGACGTAGACTCGCCAGTAGAGATTGTGGTACCAACTGGTGCCTGTGGAAACCTCACAG CTGGCTGCATCGCCAGCAAGATGGGTCTGCCCGTGCGGCTCGTGTGCGCGGTCACGTGCAACGACATAGTGTCACGTGCGCTGTCGAGTGGAGACTTCAGCCTTGCACAGACGGTCACGCCGACACTGGCGCCTGCTATGGATATTCAG ATATCAGCCGTTATAACAGACGCGCACGTGGTCAGTGACGACACTGTGACGTCAACAATGGCACGGGTCTGGGCAGACAACTCGTACCTAGTGTGTCCTCACACCGCCATCGGCGTGGCGTACAGTCACGAGAACAG ATCGAAGGATGAATCCATTCCCAGAATCTGCATTGCCACTGCGTCGCCGGCCAAGTTCAAGGAGGCGGTGGACGCAGCCGGTATCCCATGGAAACAGGACGAGCGCGTGACCAGACTGATGTCACTTCCGGTGAGATATGAGGACATGGAACGGAATGAGGACTGGTCTGATATACTTCGAAAGAAAATCATCGCTATCAACACTCCGTTATGTtag
- the LOC127841984 gene encoding threonine synthase-like 2 isoform X2, producing MKYSSTRGGVSDVTFEEALFTGYAADGGIMLPVSIPSVNKTTLEKWRQLSFQDLATEIVSLFISDTEIPKEDLQCLIKNAYASFSVPEVAPVARLKNDVTILELFHGKTWSFKDVAMSCVGQFYDYFCSKRKQHYTIVVGTGGDTGSAAIDAVRGLEWVDIVVLLPRGRCAKIQELQMTTVLEDNVHVFRADGSSDDIDLAIKPLFMDAEFRTRHRLTSINSINWCRIMVQIVHYFYAYFKMSSDVDSPVEIVVPTGACGNLTAGCIASKMGLPVRLVCAVTCNDIVSRALSSGDFSLAQTVTPTLAPAMDIQLPYNMERIWYIFTGGDTALINKLMLEFESTGSVQVPEALANKISAVITDAHVVSDDTVTSTMARVWADNSYLVCPHTAIGVAYSHENRSKDESIPRICIATASPAKFKEAVDAAGIPWKQDERVTRLMSLPVRYEDMERNEDWSDILRKKIIAINTPLC from the exons ATGAAATACAGTAGCACAAGGGGTGGCGTCAGCGACGTTACGTTTGAAGAGGCATTGTTTACCGGATATGCGGCTGACGGCGGGATTATGCTTCCTGTGAGTATTCCATCCGTAAACAAGACGACTCTGGAAAAATGGAGGCAGCTTTCATTCCAAGACCTGGCGACTGAGATTGTTTCTCTGTTCATTTCTGACACAGAGATCCCGAAGGAAGATCTTCAAT GCCTAATAAAGAATGCGTACGCATCATTCTCCGTCCCGGAAGTAGCGCCGGTGGCTAGACTGAAGAATGACGTCACAATTCTGGAACTTTTTCACGGGAAGACGTGGTCATTCAAAGACGTCGCCATGTCGTGTGTGGGGCAGTTCTATGACTACTTCTGCTCAAAGAGAAAACAACATTACACTATTGTCGTTG GTACTGGTGGGGATACCGGAAGTGCCGCCATCGATGCTGTTCGGGGGTTGGAGTGGGTGGACATAGTGGTGTTGCTGCCCAGGGGGCGCTGTGCCAAGATCCAGGAGCTGCAGATGACCACCGTGCTCGAGGACAACGTGCACGTGTTTAGAG CGGACGGTTCATCGGACGACATTGACCTCGCTATCAAGCCGTTGTTCATGGACGCGGAGTTTCGAACACGCCACCGCCTGACCAGCatcaactcgatcaactggtGTCGGATCATGGTGCAGATCGTGCACTACTTCTACGCGTATTTTAAG ATGAGCAGTGACGTAGACTCGCCAGTAGAGATTGTGGTACCAACTGGTGCCTGTGGAAACCTCACAG CTGGCTGCATCGCCAGCAAGATGGGTCTGCCCGTGCGGCTCGTGTGCGCGGTCACGTGCAACGACATAGTGTCACGTGCGCTGTCGAGTGGAGACTTCAGCCTTGCACAGACGGTCACGCCGACACTGGCGCCTGCTATGGATATTCAG CTTCCATATAACATGGAGCGGATCTGGTATATATTCACTGGCGGTGACACGGCACTCATCAACAAGTTAATGTTGGAGTTCGAGTCTACCGGAAGTGTGCAAGTTCCGGAAGCTCTGGCCAATAAG ATATCAGCCGTTATAACAGACGCGCACGTGGTCAGTGACGACACTGTGACGTCAACAATGGCACGGGTCTGGGCAGACAACTCGTACCTAGTGTGTCCTCACACCGCCATCGGCGTGGCGTACAGTCACGAGAACAG ATCGAAGGATGAATCCATTCCCAGAATCTGCATTGCCACTGCGTCGCCGGCCAAGTTCAAGGAGGCGGTGGACGCAGCCGGTATCCCATGGAAACAGGACGAGCGCGTGACCAGACTGATGTCACTTCCGGTGAGATATGAGGACATGGAACGGAATGAGGACTGGTCTGATATACTTCGAAAGAAAATCATCGCTATCAACACTCCGTTATGTtag
- the LOC127841984 gene encoding threonine synthase-like 2 isoform X3 — protein MLPVSIPSVNKTTLEKWRQLSFQDLATEIVSLFISDTEIPKEDLQCLIKNAYASFSVPEVAPVARLKNDVTILELFHGKTWSFKDVAMSCVGQFYDYFCSKRKQHYTIVVGTGGDTGSAAIDAVRGLEWVDIVVLLPRGRCAKIQELQMTTVLEDNVHVFRADGSSDDIDLAIKPLFMDAEFRTRHRLTSINSINWCRIMVQIVHYFYAYFKMSSDVDSPVEIVVPTGACGNLTAGCIASKMGLPVRLVCAVTCNDIVSRALSSGDFSLAQTVTPTLAPAMDIQLPYNMERIWYIFTGGDTALINKLMLEFESTGSVQVPEALANKISAVITDAHVVSDDTVTSTMARVWADNSYLVCPHTAIGVAYSHENRSKDESIPRICIATASPAKFKEAVDAAGIPWKQDERVTRLMSLPVRYEDMERNEDWSDILRKKIIAINTPLC, from the exons ATGCTTCCTGTGAGTATTCCATCCGTAAACAAGACGACTCTGGAAAAATGGAGGCAGCTTTCATTCCAAGACCTGGCGACTGAGATTGTTTCTCTGTTCATTTCTGACACAGAGATCCCGAAGGAAGATCTTCAAT GCCTAATAAAGAATGCGTACGCATCATTCTCCGTCCCGGAAGTAGCGCCGGTGGCTAGACTGAAGAATGACGTCACAATTCTGGAACTTTTTCACGGGAAGACGTGGTCATTCAAAGACGTCGCCATGTCGTGTGTGGGGCAGTTCTATGACTACTTCTGCTCAAAGAGAAAACAACATTACACTATTGTCGTTG GTACTGGTGGGGATACCGGAAGTGCCGCCATCGATGCTGTTCGGGGGTTGGAGTGGGTGGACATAGTGGTGTTGCTGCCCAGGGGGCGCTGTGCCAAGATCCAGGAGCTGCAGATGACCACCGTGCTCGAGGACAACGTGCACGTGTTTAGAG CGGACGGTTCATCGGACGACATTGACCTCGCTATCAAGCCGTTGTTCATGGACGCGGAGTTTCGAACACGCCACCGCCTGACCAGCatcaactcgatcaactggtGTCGGATCATGGTGCAGATCGTGCACTACTTCTACGCGTATTTTAAG ATGAGCAGTGACGTAGACTCGCCAGTAGAGATTGTGGTACCAACTGGTGCCTGTGGAAACCTCACAG CTGGCTGCATCGCCAGCAAGATGGGTCTGCCCGTGCGGCTCGTGTGCGCGGTCACGTGCAACGACATAGTGTCACGTGCGCTGTCGAGTGGAGACTTCAGCCTTGCACAGACGGTCACGCCGACACTGGCGCCTGCTATGGATATTCAG CTTCCATATAACATGGAGCGGATCTGGTATATATTCACTGGCGGTGACACGGCACTCATCAACAAGTTAATGTTGGAGTTCGAGTCTACCGGAAGTGTGCAAGTTCCGGAAGCTCTGGCCAATAAG ATATCAGCCGTTATAACAGACGCGCACGTGGTCAGTGACGACACTGTGACGTCAACAATGGCACGGGTCTGGGCAGACAACTCGTACCTAGTGTGTCCTCACACCGCCATCGGCGTGGCGTACAGTCACGAGAACAG ATCGAAGGATGAATCCATTCCCAGAATCTGCATTGCCACTGCGTCGCCGGCCAAGTTCAAGGAGGCGGTGGACGCAGCCGGTATCCCATGGAAACAGGACGAGCGCGTGACCAGACTGATGTCACTTCCGGTGAGATATGAGGACATGGAACGGAATGAGGACTGGTCTGATATACTTCGAAAGAAAATCATCGCTATCAACACTCCGTTATGTtag